Genomic segment of Chlamydiota bacterium:
CTTGGAAATCTCGATACGGCTTAAGCCAAGGATGATTGGATAGAGCAGAGAAAATATTTGTTCAGAAATCGTATACAGAGAATTGCGCTGCTCAAATTTGAGCGTACGCCCAATCAGGTGACGCCATCCAATCTGTTTTAAGAATAGGTGGAAAAGATAGACGCCGCCAAAATGAGTGAGGCGATTGGAATTGAATTTTATCTGTACTTTTTGAGCACCATAGGCCATACGCAAAAAGCGTACATTATGGACGGTTTTCGCGCAAGTAAGACAAGTTGCTAAAAATACGTCGGAATGGTATTATTCAAGCTAAATGCTGATTAAATCACGCAGGATCTAAGTTGATATTAAGTATCAACGCCCAATAATTAGCGCTTTTTTGAGAATACCCGCGAAAATCACACAAGGTATTTTTTATCTCTGATTCTTTAAAATTCTTAAACATCCACTCAACTGCAACTTTATCTCCATATTCCAAAATCCGCTTTATAATGTAGACAGGCCTATTCTGCGGTTTTAGTTCTGTAAAATTGACATCCCAAAAATATTTTTTCAGACTAGAAGGTAGTTTATTCATCTCTTCCTTCATAAAAAACAGCACACAAAGTTGAGAAGTTTGTAAAATCTTGCCGAGCCAGGAGTCGGCTCTCTGGTGAGGGATTAATATTCCACATTTTGGCGATTCAGTCTAAATTGTATCCACGAAAAGGCCGCAATTACGATAAAGAGAATATAGGCAATGGCTGAGGCATAGCCCATATGAAAATATTTAAATCCCTCTTTATACATCATCAAGACCACAGAAGTTGTGCTGTCTAAGGGACCTCCATCGGTCATGATATAAGGCTCTGCAAAAAACTGAAAATAACCAATACTGACCATGATACTAATAAAAAAAAGAGTGGGTTTTAAAAGAGGAATGGTAATATAAAAAAACGCTTGGATTCGATTGGCCCCATCAATATTGGAAGCTTCATACAAGTGAGGAGGGATGCCCTGTAAACCCGCAAGAAAAATGACCATGTAATATCCAAAATTTTTCCATAGGGCCATCAAAATTAAGGCGGGCATTGCCCACGTCACATCCCCAAGCCAATTCTTCCCTTCAATCCCAATGAGGCCTAAGAACCAATTAATGAGGCCAAACCTTGCATTATAGAGCCATCTCCAAACAACCGCAACCGCTACCATGGTCGTCACGACTGGAGTAAAAAAACCGACTCTAAAAAAAGTCCTAAATCTGACCACTGCACTGTTCAAAAGAATGGCGAGGAAAAGAGCTGTTCCCGTCGTTAAAGCACCACCTACAAGGACAAAAACAAAGGTGTTCCATAAGGCATGAAGGAAAATTTTATTCATCAGAAGATTTTTAAAATTGTCTAATCCTACAAACGAAACTTGATGGAGGTTAACAATCGAGCGAATATCCCAATTGGTAAAGCTCATTAAAAAGGACATCCCTGCTGGAGCAAAAAGGAAAACAATAAAAATAGTTAAACTGGGCAAAATAAACGCATAGGACTTTACATAGCGCTTGAGACGGCCTGAAAAATCAATGGCCCCCAAATCATGGCTTGATTTTTGCTTTGAAGAAACAAAATAAAGAACAAGAAAAAATCCGACAAGTCCTATAAAAAGACCTATGATAGTCCCCTTAAAAAGCGGGCTTTGAATAGGATGCTGATGGGTTAAAATTTTATTAATTTGATTGGATACTTTTTCCAAACACTCTTTAACGGTGCCCGCTCCAAAAATCACCTGTTCCATTCCATGATCAATAACTCCTGCAATCTCTTCCCACTCTGGAATCGAGGGAGGACTTTCAGTATCTTTGAGCTGTTCCCCAAAAACCCTGACCATTTCCAAATCTTTAAAATAGGGATCCCTCCATGCCGCCTGGGTCGAGGGTAAATCCTCTGTTATTTGATACCATTTCACTTGGATTTCAGGCTGATTCAAAAACTCAATCCATTTCCAAGCTAATTCGGGATGACGCGTATTCTTAAAAATGACCAGACTTGAACCTCCAACAAAGGATGTCATTCTTTCCTTACGAGGCAAGGTTGCAACCGCCCACTTTCCATCTAAATGAGGAACTTGATCATGAACTTGCCTCAACATCCATGGCCCACTGATAAACATGGGTAAAAAACCCTTATCGAAAGCATTAAAAATATCTGTCCCCGCGGCTAATTCTCGAGGAGCCAGCCCCTCTTCAAAAAAACGTTGATAAAATTGAAAGGCCTCGATTACACGAGGATCATTGACCTGTGAGGTCGTCCCATCTTCAGAAAGAATTTTTCCACCATTCTGCCAAACAAATGCCGAAATCTGCTGCCAATCACGCAAGGGAAGGCTAATCCCATAACTATCTTTTTTCCCATCTCCATCGATATCTTTTGCAAGTTTACGGCAGACCTCTAGAAGCTCGTCCCACGTCGTGGGGGCATGGTTAAAACCTACCTTGGCCAGGAGATCTTTTCGATAAAATAAAACCCTCGTATCAACATACCAAGGGATTCCATAGAGATTGGATTGGATAAAATTAACCTTCCATGCACTTTCAAAAAATTGATCCGCTTTGAGAGAGGATTTTTCCAAAAAGGAATCGAGAGGAAGAAGTACTTTCATGGCTTCAAATTCTGAAACCCATGTGCTTCCCAACTGACAAACATCGGGGGTTGATTCACCCGCAACCGCTGTAATTAACTTCTCATGAGCAGCCCCCCAGGGAATCGCTTGAACAATCATTTTAACGCCTGGATACTTTTCTTCAAAGACTTTAGCTAAGGGTCCAATCTTTTGACCTTCTTCCCCCATGGCCCAGACTTCAAGCTCTTCAACCTTTGCAAACAAAGGTCGAGTGTCCCCTATCCATGTTAAGAGAAAGAAGAAAAAAAACAGAAGTGAAAACCGACGCATGAAGCCCCCCCTAGCCCGAATTTCTCATCACATTTCTACTCAGAGCGCCAATTCCGCCTCGTCTGCGTCGTCAGACTCGGTCGGCCCTGCTCAACGTACTGTTGAGTACGCCTCACACGGCCTCGGTCGTCTTCCTAGCATCCAAAGCGGACTTGACGGTCGAGCTCAAGAAATCTGATGAGAAATCCGGGCTTAATTTTTGAAAGCGTTATCTTAAACCTTTCTGAGGCACTTTGTCACGCTATAAAAGATGTGAAATTTAAAGCTGTCCTCACCACAAAATATTTGATTCGTCCCAATCATTTCTCAACGCTCGTCTGTGGAAGCTCGAACACCTGTGCCGAACTTATCAAAGGAGGCAGTTTTAAAATGCGTTGCCATCATTTCAAGGACAATAAAGAGGCAACAAAAAAGGGACCTCCTTTTAACAGGAGATCCCTCTTTCCTTTAAAACAAGAATGGCTTAGTAATCCATTCCTCCACCCATACCGCCCATTCCACCCATACCGCCGCGAGGCATTCCGGAAGCCTTTTCCTCTTCTGGAATTTCTGTGACCATCGCTTCAGTGGTCAGAAGAAGAGAAGCAATACTGGATGCATTCTGAAGAGCACTGCGGGTCACTTTCGTTGGATCCGCAATACCGGCTTCAAACATATCTTCATACTCTAATGTCAATGCGTTAAAACCAATGTTCTTCTTTTCATTCTTAACGCGTTCAACAACAACAGAACCTTCCATACCCGCGTTATTTGCGAGCTGACGCAAAGGTTCTTCGATTGACCTTTTGATAATACCAACCCCAATTTGCTCATCCGCATCTTGAAGTTTGAGCTCAGCCAGTTTCAATGCACATCTTAAAAGAGCTGCACCTCCCCCGATCACAATTCCTTCTTCGACTGCTGCACGAGTGGCATGGAGCGCATCTTCTACACGGGCCTTCTTTTCCTTCATTTCGGTCTCAGTGGCTGCTCCCACATTGATCACAGCCACACCGCCTGCCAGCTTCGCAAGACGCTCTTGCAGCTTCTCTTTGTCATAATCAGAGGTCGTTTCATCGATCTGTTTACGGATCTGGGAAACCCTCGCCTGGATGGCTGAAGAACTTCCCGCCCCTTCCACGATGGTGGTGTTGTCTTTATCGATGGCGATTCTTTTTGCCTTTCCAAGATCTTGAAGCTGAATATTCTCAAGCTTAATTCCAAGATCCTCAGAAATGCATCGTCCACCGGTTAGAATGGCAATATCATCCATCATCGCCTTTCTGCGATCGCCAAAACCAGGAGCCTTCACCGCAACACAGGTGAATGTTCCACGAATTTTGTTAACGACCAAGGTTGCCAAGGCCTCACCCTCAACATCCTCTGCGATGATCAGGAAGGGCTTACCCGTCCTTGCAACTTTTTCCAAGAGAGGAAGCATATCCTTGAGATTAGAAATTTTCTTCTCATGGATAAGAATATAACAATCTTCCAAAATACATTCCATTCTCTCTGCATCGGTAATGAAATAGGGGGAAAGATAACCCTTGTCAAACTGCATTCCTTCCACCACATCCAGATGGGTTTCCATACTCTTGGCCTCTTCGACTGTGATCGTCCCATCCTTACCAACTTTTTCCATCGCCTCTGCAATAATATCACCAATGGTGGTGTCATTGTTGGCAGAAATAGTGGCAACCTGCGCAATTTCTTTCTTGTCCTTGACGCTCTTACTCATCTTCTTCAGTTCCTGGACAATGACTTCAACAGACTTTTCAATTCCCCTCTTAATCAGCATGGGATTGGCGCCTGCTGTCACGTTCTTTAATCCTTCACGATAAATCGCCTCAGCCAAAACAGTCGCTGTGGTCGTTCCATCACCCGCAACATCACTGGTCTTGCTGGCTACTTCGCGAACCATTTGAGCACCCATATTTTCGTAAGGGTCTTTCAGTTCAATCTCTTTTGCTACGGTCACACCATCTTTAGTAATGGTAGGTGATCCGAACTTTTTATCGAGAACAACATTGCGTCCCTTAGGACCCAATGTGACCTTGACAGCCTTGCTTAATTGTTCCACACCGCGAAGGATGGACTGCCGTGCATCTCCGCTGAATCGTATTTGTTTAGCCATTTCCTTTTCTCCTTAATTTATATTAAGTCCTATGATCACTTACTTATTTCACGACCGCCAAAACTTCATCCTCTCTCAAAATGAGATACTCTTCATCGCCCACCTTCACTTCGGTTCCAGAATATTTACCAATCAAAACCTTATCCCCTTCCTTCACTTGAAATGGGATGGTCTTTCCTTCATCCGAAACCTTGCCATGCCCGAGGGAAACCACTTCCGCTTCCATGGGCTTTTCCTTGGCTGTATCAGGAATAATAATTCCTCCCTTTTTAACCTCTTTTTCCTCAACCCTCTTCACAAGGATTCGATCTGCTAAAGGTTTTACCTTCATTATTGGACTCCTTTCATCATTATTATTGACTCGTTATTGATCTTTCTTTTTTCCCTTTTCATCCACCACTTCATAGTCTGCATCAATCACGTCTTCAGGCTGGTTTTCTTTTTTCCCAGCCTTTTCTGAGGCTTGATGACCTTGACTTTCTTGAGAAGCAGATGCCTTCTGATAAAGCTCTCCTGAAATCTCCTGCCACACCTTGATCAACTCTTCACTTCGCTCGTCGATAACCGTTTTATCTTCAGAACTTAAAACTTCTTTAACTTTCTTAATCGCCCCCTCTAAACGTTCTCGATGAGGCTCACTGATCTTGTCTTTCTGTTCAGTCAAAAACTTTTCACTTTGATAAACGGTATTATCTGCCTTATTACGAGACTCGATCACCTCTCTTTTTTTCCTATCCTCGTCTGCAAATTTCTCAGCATCTTTCACCATATTCTGAATTTCAGATTCGGTGAGACCACTCGAGGCCTGAATCTTAATCTTCTGCTCTTTTCCAGTCCCTAAATCTTTGGCCGAAACATGCAGAATTCCATTCGCATCGATGTCAAACGTCACTTCGATTTGAGGAACTCCTCTGGGAGCCGGAGGAACACCCACCAACTGAAATCTCCCAATGGTTTTATTATCCTTGGCCATTTGCCGTTCACCTTGAAGAACATGAATCTCAACACTCGTTTGAGAATCCGAAGCCGTACTAAAGATTTCACTTTTCTTTGTGGGAACCGTCGTGTTTCGCTCAATCAATTTAGTGGCAACTCCTCCCAAGGTTTCAATCCCGAGAGAAAGAGGGGTCACATCCAAAAGCAAAACATCCGTCACCTCGCCCTTGAGAACCCCCGCCTGAATGGCCGCACCTACAGCCACCACTTCATCCGGATTCACCCCTTTATGAGGCTCCTTCTCAAAAAACTCTTTCACAATCTGCTGAACCTTTGGCATTCGCGTCTGTCCACCGACCAAAATGACTTCGTCAATCTCCGATGTAGCGAGCTTGGCATCTTTCATAGCCTGTGTCACAGGGCCCACCGTTCTCTGGACCAAATCACCTACCAGCTGCTCCAACTTTGAGCGTGTTAATTTCACTGTCAAATGCTTCGGACCTGAAGCATCCGCTGTAATAAAGGGAAGATTAATCTCCGACTCCTGGGCGCTTGAAAGCTCGCACTTTGCCTTCTCAGCCGCCTCTTTAAGCCTCTGAAGCGCCATCGGATCATTTCTTAAATCAATACCATTCTCTTTTTTGAATTCATCCGCAAGCCAATGCATAATTCTCTGATCAAAATCATCTCCGCCCAAATGCGTATCTCCATTCGTGGATTTCACCTCAAAAACACCATCGCCAATTTCAAGAATGGAAATGTCAAAAGTACCGCCTCCTAAATCATAAACGGCGATCTTCTCATTTTTCTTCTTGTCAAGTCCATAAGCTAAAGAAGCTGACGTCGGCTCATTAATAATCCGAAGAACCTCTAACCCCGCAATCTTACCCGCATCCTTGGTCGCCTGACGCTGACTATCATTAAAATAAGCCGGAACCGTAATGACCGCTTGAGTCACTTTTTCACCCAAATAAGCTTCAGCATCCTCTTTGAGTTTCTGAAGAATCATGGAAGAAATTTCAGGGGGCGAATAAACCTTATCTCCTATTTTCACATGCGCATCGTTATTCGATGCAGCTTGAACCTGATAAGGGACCAACTTAATTTCCTGTTGAACCTCTGAAAACTTGCGCCCCATAAATCTTTTAATCGAAAACACCGTGTTTTGCGGATTGGTGACTGCCTGCCGCTTTGCAGTGAGTCCCACCAAACGATCTCCACTTTTGGCAAACCCAACAATCGAAGGCGTCGTCCTTCCTCCCTCTCTATTTGCAATAACAACAGGCTCTCCACCTTCAAGCACTGCAACACATGAATTCGTCGTTCCTAAATCAATGCCAATCACTTTACCCATGCGTTCACATCCTTTCTCCAAAAGAAGTCAAAAAAGCTCGTCTCAAAATATAGCAATTGCCATGCCTAAATTTATTATGAATCATATTTTTTATATCTACTTTTAAATAAATAAGTTAGGAAATCAAATATAGAAAGACTTCTCATAAAGTGCAAAAATAAGAGACAGATTGTCTCTATGGACTGGGACATTAGGGGACGAGTTAATTGATTAACTTTCTTGTTTTTACACACTCGTTTCCAGACTGTCCAAAAATGTAGCAGGCTTGTGCGAAAATATAGGGGTTGGGTGTGCTCTGGTGTGCTCTGAAGTAAAGGAGGTCTAAACAGCTGAAAATGCTGTCTGTGCGGGACTCATCCCCGTACTGAAGTTCGCGATTATGCAAATGCACTGGAGTGATCCGCATTTGTAGAAGGACAGCATAATCAAAGAATAAATTAAAGAGTTTTTTGTCGGTTTAGGGGTGCTCACTTTTATCTTGCATATAACCTCTATCGCATTCTTGATGAATGGTTGCGTATGAGACTTCGATGTCTTAAAGAAGCTCGAAAGTGGCGAACGGACAATAAACGCTTCCGTATCCGCCGTTTCTATCGAATGGGGTTACTCTCATT
This window contains:
- the groL gene encoding chaperonin GroEL (60 kDa chaperone family; promotes refolding of misfolded polypeptides especially under stressful conditions; forms two stacked rings of heptamers to form a barrel-shaped 14mer; ends can be capped by GroES; misfolded proteins enter the barrel where they are refolded when GroES binds); translated protein: MAKQIRFSGDARQSILRGVEQLSKAVKVTLGPKGRNVVLDKKFGSPTITKDGVTVAKEIELKDPYENMGAQMVREVASKTSDVAGDGTTTATVLAEAIYREGLKNVTAGANPMLIKRGIEKSVEVIVQELKKMSKSVKDKKEIAQVATISANNDTTIGDIIAEAMEKVGKDGTITVEEAKSMETHLDVVEGMQFDKGYLSPYFITDAERMECILEDCYILIHEKKISNLKDMLPLLEKVARTGKPFLIIAEDVEGEALATLVVNKIRGTFTCVAVKAPGFGDRRKAMMDDIAILTGGRCISEDLGIKLENIQLQDLGKAKRIAIDKDNTTIVEGAGSSSAIQARVSQIRKQIDETTSDYDKEKLQERLAKLAGGVAVINVGAATETEMKEKKARVEDALHATRAAVEEGIVIGGGAALLRCALKLAELKLQDADEQIGVGIIKRSIEEPLRQLANNAGMEGSVVVERVKNEKKNIGFNALTLEYEDMFEAGIADPTKVTRSALQNASSIASLLLTTEAMVTEIPEEEKASGMPRGGMGGMGGMGGGMDY
- a CDS encoding extracellular solute-binding protein, producing MRRFSLLFFFFFLLTWIGDTRPLFAKVEELEVWAMGEEGQKIGPLAKVFEEKYPGVKMIVQAIPWGAAHEKLITAVAGESTPDVCQLGSTWVSEFEAMKVLLPLDSFLEKSSLKADQFFESAWKVNFIQSNLYGIPWYVDTRVLFYRKDLLAKVGFNHAPTTWDELLEVCRKLAKDIDGDGKKDSYGISLPLRDWQQISAFVWQNGGKILSEDGTTSQVNDPRVIEAFQFYQRFFEEGLAPRELAAGTDIFNAFDKGFLPMFISGPWMLRQVHDQVPHLDGKWAVATLPRKERMTSFVGGSSLVIFKNTRHPELAWKWIEFLNQPEIQVKWYQITEDLPSTQAAWRDPYFKDLEMVRVFGEQLKDTESPPSIPEWEEIAGVIDHGMEQVIFGAGTVKECLEKVSNQINKILTHQHPIQSPLFKGTIIGLFIGLVGFFLVLYFVSSKQKSSHDLGAIDFSGRLKRYVKSYAFILPSLTIFIVFLFAPAGMSFLMSFTNWDIRSIVNLHQVSFVGLDNFKNLLMNKIFLHALWNTFVFVLVGGALTTGTALFLAILLNSAVVRFRTFFRVGFFTPVVTTMVAVAVVWRWLYNARFGLINWFLGLIGIEGKNWLGDVTWAMPALILMALWKNFGYYMVIFLAGLQGIPPHLYEASNIDGANRIQAFFYITIPLLKPTLFFISIMVSIGYFQFFAEPYIMTDGGPLDSTTSVVLMMYKEGFKYFHMGYASAIAYILFIVIAAFSWIQFRLNRQNVEY
- a CDS encoding co-chaperone GroES, yielding MKVKPLADRILVKRVEEKEVKKGGIIIPDTAKEKPMEAEVVSLGHGKVSDEGKTIPFQVKEGDKVLIGKYSGTEVKVGDEEYLILREDEVLAVVK
- the dnaK gene encoding molecular chaperone DnaK; the encoded protein is MGKVIGIDLGTTNSCVAVLEGGEPVVIANREGGRTTPSIVGFAKSGDRLVGLTAKRQAVTNPQNTVFSIKRFMGRKFSEVQQEIKLVPYQVQAASNNDAHVKIGDKVYSPPEISSMILQKLKEDAEAYLGEKVTQAVITVPAYFNDSQRQATKDAGKIAGLEVLRIINEPTSASLAYGLDKKKNEKIAVYDLGGGTFDISILEIGDGVFEVKSTNGDTHLGGDDFDQRIMHWLADEFKKENGIDLRNDPMALQRLKEAAEKAKCELSSAQESEINLPFITADASGPKHLTVKLTRSKLEQLVGDLVQRTVGPVTQAMKDAKLATSEIDEVILVGGQTRMPKVQQIVKEFFEKEPHKGVNPDEVVAVGAAIQAGVLKGEVTDVLLLDVTPLSLGIETLGGVATKLIERNTTVPTKKSEIFSTASDSQTSVEIHVLQGERQMAKDNKTIGRFQLVGVPPAPRGVPQIEVTFDIDANGILHVSAKDLGTGKEQKIKIQASSGLTESEIQNMVKDAEKFADEDRKKREVIESRNKADNTVYQSEKFLTEQKDKISEPHRERLEGAIKKVKEVLSSEDKTVIDERSEELIKVWQEISGELYQKASASQESQGHQASEKAGKKENQPEDVIDADYEVVDEKGKKKDQ